A part of Thermodesulfobacteriota bacterium genomic DNA contains:
- the tatA gene encoding twin-arginine translocase TatA/TatE family subunit, with protein MFGIGMPELIIILVIILIIFGAGKLPEIGAGMGKAIRNFRGASTDEEKKEPEKIENDKKSKNT; from the coding sequence ATGTTTGGAATAGGAATGCCTGAGCTTATAATAATACTTGTTATTATCCTCATTATTTTTGGAGCAGGTAAACTCCCTGAAATAGGTGCCGGCATGGGTAAGGCCATAAGAAATTTCAGGGGAGCGTCAACAGATGAAGAAAAAAAAGAACCTGAAAAGATTGAAAACGATAAAAAATCGAAAAATACCTAA
- a CDS encoding single-stranded DNA-binding protein has protein sequence MSGINKAILIGRLGQDPEVRYTPDGTAVANFSIATSEEWKDKNSGEKRERTEWHRIVAWRRLGEICGEYLSKGRQVYIEGRIQTRSWEDKDGNKRFTTEIVASDVQFLGGRDSAAATGPTSGSPDSGGPPLSTQGPQDDDIPF, from the coding sequence ATGTCAGGTATTAATAAGGCCATTTTAATCGGCAGGCTGGGACAAGACCCTGAGGTTCGTTATACTCCGGACGGCACGGCTGTGGCAAACTTTTCCATTGCAACATCTGAAGAATGGAAAGACAAAAACTCCGGGGAAAAAAGAGAACGTACGGAATGGCATCGTATTGTTGCCTGGCGGCGGCTGGGAGAAATATGCGGTGAATACCTTTCCAAAGGAAGGCAGGTTTATATTGAAGGCCGTATTCAGACCCGAAGCTGGGAAGACAAGGACGGAAATAAACGTTTCACCACAGAAATTGTGGCATCGGATGTGCAGTTTTTAGGAGGAAGAGATTCCGCTGCTGCAACCGGTCCTACTTCAGGTTCTCCGGATAGCGGAGGTCCACCACTCTCGACTCAGGGACCCCAGGATGATGATATTCCGTTTTAG